Within bacterium, the genomic segment TTAAAGATAAACCAATAATTCAGGAATATTCGAAAACCTTTAACGATTATTTTATTGATTATGTAAAATCCCAAAAAGAGTCAATAATATTAAAACATCATGAAAGTTTCTCTATAATAAAATAATTGTTAATCACTCGAACATTTCTTGAATTAAACTTTCATAACGCTTCTGAATTTCATTTTTACGAAGTTTCATTGTCTGCGTCATTAAACCGTTTTCAATAGTAAAAGGCTCATTAAGTATCTTAAAATATTGTATTTTCTCAAAAGGTCTGTAATGCGGTCTTGATTTAACGCATTCCGTCAAAACTTGTTTAAAAAGTTTTTTAACTTCAGGCTTTTTCGTTATTTCAGAAGATTCATGATCTTTGATATTGCGGTTTTCAAACCATAATTTTATTGATTCTTCGTTAGGAATAACTAAAGCACCCAAAGAATCTTTATCTTGCCCTACAAGCATAATCTGGTCGATAAAAGGGCTTTTCAGACAAGCTTCTTCTATAGGTTGCGGCTCTATATTTTCTCCGTTAGACAATACTATTATATCTTTAGCCCTTCCTGAGAGTACAAGCTCACCGTTTCGAGTAATCCAGCCCAGATCTCCCGTATTTATCCAACCGTCCTTAGATAAAATTTTATCAGTTTCCTCGGGGTTTTTGTAATATCCGCTCATTACTTGCGGACCTCTGACCAATACAACACCTGTTTCGTTATTTTTCACAGGGATAAGTGTTTCAGGGTCAACGATTTTTAATTCTGTTTCATCAAGCGGTCTTCCTACAGAGCCTCTTAGGTTTTCTTCCAGCGAATTTGCTGCTATTCCGGGGCTTGTTTCAGTTAAACCGTACGCATTTAAAAGATTTATTCCTATGATTTCATAAAAATCATCAAGATGTCGCGCAATTGCACCGCCGCCGGTTATTCCCTGATACAAATTACCTCCGAAGACAGACCTGATTTTATGGTAAAGGGATTTGTCAGCAAAATTATGGATAGGACGAAGCAAAGCAGAAATAAATAAAGCATTTAATCTCGAAACCAAAGAGGCATTGTGATTGTAAATGTCGGCATTTTCAGCCAGTCTCTTAAATTTGATGTACATTTTGCTAATTTTTAAACAAGATTTTATAAAGTTTTTCTTCGATAGAGACTGTTTTTCAATTCCTGCGGTTATTCCTGTATAAAAAGCCTCCCATAATCTTGGTACAGAAAAGAAACAATCAGGTTTGAATATTTTTATATCATCTTTAAGATTAAGCAAATTTGTATAAGCAAGAGTCCCTCCGCTGGCGAGAATACAATATTCGCCCGTTCTTTGATAAGCATGCCATGTCGGTAAAACAGAAAGAGAAACATGTCCTTTTACAAATTTTATACGAGATAAAAGAGCTTTTATCTGGTATAAAAAATTACCATGCGTTAACATTACTGCCTTAGGGCTGCCTGTTGTTCCTGAAGTATAAATAAGTGTAGCAAGATCATCTTTTTTGATTTTAATAGGATTATGCAAAGAAGTTTTTCCGATTTCTATAACCTCATCAAGCCTATAAACAGGAATTTTTTCTGTAATAAAACTGGAAATATCTTCATCTGAAAGGCAAACAACAAATTTTAATTCTAAATTTATCAGATTATCTTTTAATCTGGAGATTACGGAAATATTTTCAGCAATTAAACCTACACTATCACTGTGTTCTAAAATATATTTAAGTTCTTCATCAGGAGAAGCAGCACCTCTTACAGCATCAACAGCACCGGCAAATAAAATCGCCTGATCGGAAAGTATCCACTTAGCTGTATTTTCCGAAAAAAGAGAAACATGTTCACCCTTTTTTAAACCCAAAGATTGTAATCCATAGGAAAAAAACTTTATTTTTTCGTAAAATTCTTTATAAGTAAATTCATAACCGGAATATTTATCTATAACCACTTTAACATCAGCATATTCTACAGAATAAGACTCCCATAACTCTATTATAGATTCTGCTTTTTCATCAAAAAAAACTGAAAATTGTTTTGGAGTGGTTAATTTTATTTTATTTTTATTATTTTTTCTTGTTGATGTACGCATTTTCCGGTCATTCTCTCAAGTTGCATTTTTTGTGTCATCTGTATTTTCAGCAAAGATACTAATTGTATTGTCCTCTATATAGTACACAAAGGCAAATCTTTTTATAATACTCAAAGTAATAATTTTTTATATTTAAATATAAAATTAAAATAAATTATCTATTTTTATTCAAAATATTTACAAATAGAGAAACACCAAAAGAAAAAATTATTTTCAAACTGATTATTAATTCGCTGTTAATTGCTTTTCAAGCAATATTTTTTCTGCTCTGGCAAAATCTTCAGGGGTATCAATATCTACAGATGCTTCCATTTCAAAGATACCGACATTTTCACCAAGGAAATCCCCTGTTTCTCTTAAAGCATCTATTCTTATAGCGTAAAAAGCCCCTGTTTCATGGTATATATCTTCCATAAGATGACGCTCCTGGGTTCTTGGTCTAAAGTGATAATCATAAATAGCTGTATTTTGACCGTCAAAACCTTTTTTCCACAGAGGCATATTTTTTCTTAAAAGAGATCCGCCAAAAATAGAATCCTTATCAGAGTTTATTAATTGTGTAAGTGCCGCATCAATTAGTTTTTCATCTCTTGTCGGGCAAGTTGGCTGCAATATAACGACAATATCAGGAACATATCCGGTAAGTTCAAGTTTTTCAAGCACATTTATCATTACCGGAGCAGTTTTTGCAGTATCAATAGCAAGCTCATAAGGTCTTTCAACAACTTCCGCCCCATAATCCATTGCTACTTGTGCAATTTCAGCATCTTCTGTTGAAACAACCACCCTGTTAATAAGTTTTGATTTCAAACCTGCTTCTATTGTATGCGCAATAAGAGGTTTTCCGGCTATCATTTTTATATTTTTTCTTGGAGTTCTTTTTGATCCGCCTCTGGCAGGAATTATTCCGAGTATTTTCATTTAAATCTCCTTTTATTAAAATAAAATACTAAGAGCCTATCTTGCTAAAAATATAAAAATTCAGATATATAAGCTTTTAAGGCTCGTTTTAGGGACTGCGGTTAAAATCATAAACGGCTTGTTTGACAAGGCGATTTTGATTTTAACAAGACAGCTTCTAATATAATTTTAATTATAATTTATTTTTTGTATTTAAAAACACTAGCAAAAATATGATTTTTATTTTTTAATATAAAAAGTAATTTGTATTTATTTCATATAAAATATACGAATGAACATTGAAATATGGTATTCACTATTTTCCGTTTTTTAAAAGCTTTAACTTAGAAGCTATCTTGTTAAAATCAAAAGCTGCTCTAAAATAAAAATTAAATTATTTAAAACTAAATTTATTCATCTGCTTGTTACTTTAAATAAATACACGGGGGGTAATTTATGGCTGAAACATCAGAAATCAGGAATGTTGGTTTAATTGGGCATGTCGGAACGGGAAAAACTTCTCTTGCTGATGCAATTTTGTTTAACGCGGGTCAAAATACAAGACTCGGAAAAGTCGATACAGAAACGTCCCTTATGGACTATGAACCCGAAGAAATAAAAAGAAAAACAACCATAAGCTCTGCAATAGCAAATTTTTCGTGGAAAAATAGGCAAATAAATCTTATAGACACTCCGGGCTCGGCAAATTATATTGCTGATTCCAAAAACTGCATGCAAGGAATCGATTCCGCGCTCCTTGTTCTGGACGGTATAGACGGAATAAAAATTCAGTCCGAAAAACTTATAAAACAGGCGAGAGAACTGGATTTGCCAATTACTGTGTTTATAAATAAGCTTGAAAGAGAACACTCCAATTATAAAAACGTAATTGCCAATCTTGAAAAATCTTTTCAGGCAAAACCTGTTTTAATTCAAATGCCCATAGGAGAAGAAGCTTCTTTCAAAGGTATTGTGGATTTATTGGAAGAAAAAGCTTATGTTTTTGAACAAAATGAAAACGGTAAGTTTTTAACTCAGGATATTCCTGCTGATTTAAAAGCGGAAACTGATTCTTTAAGAGAAAAATCTCTTGAATCAATAGTGGAATGTGATGATGAAATTCTTGAAAAATATCTGGAAGGTCAAACATTAACTCCTGATGAAATAAAAAAAGCTCTTAAATCAGGAATTAAAAACTGTCAAATTACTCCCGTTCTCTTTGGATCGGCGTTAAAAAATATCGGGATAGCTCAAGTCCTTGATTTTATTAATAATTATTTACCTTCCCCTTCTGATAGGGGCGAAATAAAGGCATTAAATCAGGATGAATCAGAAATAACAATTAAACCCTCATCATCAGAACCTCTTGCTGCTTTAGCCTTCAAGACCGTAATTGATCCTTACGCAGGTCAACTCACTATAATCAGGGTGTTTTCAGGAAAAATATCACCTGATTCAGTAATTTATAATGCTACAAAAAAATCAAAAGAGAGAATCGGGCAAATTCTCCACCTTGTCGGCAAAAAGCATGAACCTGTTCACCAGGCTTTAGCGGGGGACATAATTGCAATTCCCAAGCTGAAAGAAACACATACAGGGGATACCATTAGTGATGAAAAAAAATCCGTAACCATCCCTGCTGTTAAAATGCCTGCCCCTGTTATATCTTTTGCTATTAAGTCAAAAAATAAAGGCGATGAAGAAAAAATATATGCGGGTTTAAAAAAACTTATGGAGGAAGATCCGACTCTTCATTTAAGCAGGGATGCCCAAACAAAAGAAATGATTTTATCAGGCATGGGACAGGTGCATCTTGATGTTGCAATTGAAAAATTAAAAAGAAAATTCGGCACGGAAGTACTGCTTGAAGCGCCTAAAATTCCTTATAAAGAAACAATTTCCGGGAGTACAAAAGTACAGGGCAAGTATAAAAAACAATCCGGTGGAAAAGGTCAGTATGGCGACTGCTGGATAGAACTTCATCCGCTTAAAAAAGGTAAGGGCTTTGAGTTTGTCGATAATATTGTTGGAGGATCGATTCCGAGACAATATATTCCTGCTGTAGAAAACGGTATAAGAGAAGCTATGAATGAAGGCGTTCTTGCAGGATGTCCCGCAGTGGATATACAGGTAGTACTTTATGACGGAAGCTATCATCCTGTTGATTCTTCAGAAATGGCATTTAAAGTAGCCGGTTCAATGGCTTTCAAAAAAGGCTATATGCTGGCAAATCCTGTATTGCTTGAGCCTGTAATGCATGTTGAAATCACAGTTCCCGAACAAAATGTCGGAGACGTTATGGGTGATTTGAACAGCAGAAGAGGAAGGATGCTTGGAATTGATACAGAAGGTCATACACAAACTGTCAAAGCAGAGATTCCAATGTCTGAAATGCTTCAATATGCCGCAGTATTAAATTCAATGACGAGCGGTGCAGGAATGTTTGCAATGGAATTTTCTCATTATGAAGAAGTTCCTGCGCATTTATCTCAAAAAATTATTGAACAAAATAAAAAAGAACATAAAGAAGAAGATTAAATGTATAGAAAAACAGCGGGTAATTTTATCCGCTGTTTTTCTATGCATTGATTGTTTTTATTAAATCATACAAAGAAATTTGAGCTTCTCGATGATTTGACTTTAATTTAAGAACTTTTAGAAAATATTCTTTAGCAAAATCATAATTTTGAGCTTGTGAATAAATTAATCCGAGTTTATAACATGCCTCAAAATCGTTGGGATTTGAGTTAATAAGGCTTTGATATTTTGCTATTTCATTTTCTAAATCAGGATCTGCTAATTTTTGGCTGTCTGTTTTATTCATCAACAGCATTATTTTAGAAAAT encodes:
- a CDS encoding AMP-binding protein, which gives rise to MRTSTRKNNKNKIKLTTPKQFSVFFDEKAESIIELWESYSVEYADVKVVIDKYSGYEFTYKEFYEKIKFFSYGLQSLGLKKGEHVSLFSENTAKWILSDQAILFAGAVDAVRGAASPDEELKYILEHSDSVGLIAENISVISRLKDNLINLELKFVVCLSDEDISSFITEKIPVYRLDEVIEIGKTSLHNPIKIKKDDLATLIYTSGTTGSPKAVMLTHGNFLYQIKALLSRIKFVKGHVSLSVLPTWHAYQRTGEYCILASGGTLAYTNLLNLKDDIKIFKPDCFFSVPRLWEAFYTGITAGIEKQSLSKKNFIKSCLKISKMYIKFKRLAENADIYNHNASLVSRLNALFISALLRPIHNFADKSLYHKIRSVFGGNLYQGITGGGAIARHLDDFYEIIGINLLNAYGLTETSPGIAANSLEENLRGSVGRPLDETELKIVDPETLIPVKNNETGVVLVRGPQVMSGYYKNPEETDKILSKDGWINTGDLGWITRNGELVLSGRAKDIIVLSNGENIEPQPIEEACLKSPFIDQIMLVGQDKDSLGALVIPNEESIKLWFENRNIKDHESSEITKKPEVKKLFKQVLTECVKSRPHYRPFEKIQYFKILNEPFTIENGLMTQTMKLRKNEIQKRYESLIQEMFE
- a CDS encoding acylneuraminate cytidylyltransferase family protein, which gives rise to MKILGIIPARGGSKRTPRKNIKMIAGKPLIAHTIEAGLKSKLINRVVVSTEDAEIAQVAMDYGAEVVERPYELAIDTAKTAPVMINVLEKLELTGYVPDIVVILQPTCPTRDEKLIDAALTQLINSDKDSIFGGSLLRKNMPLWKKGFDGQNTAIYDYHFRPRTQERHLMEDIYHETGAFYAIRIDALRETGDFLGENVGIFEMEASVDIDTPEDFARAEKILLEKQLTAN
- the fusA gene encoding elongation factor G, with the translated sequence MAETSEIRNVGLIGHVGTGKTSLADAILFNAGQNTRLGKVDTETSLMDYEPEEIKRKTTISSAIANFSWKNRQINLIDTPGSANYIADSKNCMQGIDSALLVLDGIDGIKIQSEKLIKQARELDLPITVFINKLEREHSNYKNVIANLEKSFQAKPVLIQMPIGEEASFKGIVDLLEEKAYVFEQNENGKFLTQDIPADLKAETDSLREKSLESIVECDDEILEKYLEGQTLTPDEIKKALKSGIKNCQITPVLFGSALKNIGIAQVLDFINNYLPSPSDRGEIKALNQDESEITIKPSSSEPLAALAFKTVIDPYAGQLTIIRVFSGKISPDSVIYNATKKSKERIGQILHLVGKKHEPVHQALAGDIIAIPKLKETHTGDTISDEKKSVTIPAVKMPAPVISFAIKSKNKGDEEKIYAGLKKLMEEDPTLHLSRDAQTKEMILSGMGQVHLDVAIEKLKRKFGTEVLLEAPKIPYKETISGSTKVQGKYKKQSGGKGQYGDCWIELHPLKKGKGFEFVDNIVGGSIPRQYIPAVENGIREAMNEGVLAGCPAVDIQVVLYDGSYHPVDSSEMAFKVAGSMAFKKGYMLANPVLLEPVMHVEITVPEQNVGDVMGDLNSRRGRMLGIDTEGHTQTVKAEIPMSEMLQYAAVLNSMTSGAGMFAMEFSHYEEVPAHLSQKIIEQNKKEHKEED